From Toxorhynchites rutilus septentrionalis strain SRP chromosome 2, ASM2978413v1, whole genome shotgun sequence, a single genomic window includes:
- the LOC129764196 gene encoding uncharacterized protein LOC129764196 — protein sequence MSSYKESILELMYLCSKLSNPVDRVRVTEWIRKLSETAAEQTAHPRLIQEYLDYLKLMCQSVPIYFVEPFKSQPPKKPLVPLAEALGDALAARCPYLPKSGPAAPMVLHRSGDDTASMSVHKDANGEIFCYMSIVPRDV from the coding sequence atgtcTTCATATAAGGAGTCCATCTTGGAGCTAATGTATTTATGCTCCAAGCTGTCCAATCCGGTGGATCGTGTTCGAGTTACCGAATGGATCAGGAAGCTATCCGAAACGGCGGCCGaacaaactgctcatccaagaCTGATTCAGGAATATCTGGATTATTTGAAGTTGATGTGCCAATCGGTGCCGATCTATTTTGTGGAACCCTTCAAGAGTCAACCTCCGAAAAAACCGTTGGTTCCGCTGGCTGAAGCTCTCGGGGATGCTTTGGCTGCGAGATGTCCATATCTTCCAAAATCAGGCCCAGCAGCACCAATGGTGTTGCACAGATCCGGGGATGACACAGCGTCGATGTCGGTTCACAAAGATGCCAACGGGGAGATTTTCTGCTACATGTCCATCGTTCCAAGGGACGTTTAA